Within the Halobaculum limi genome, the region GCCGACTACATGGAAGTGTTCTTCCTCGGCCTCCCGTTCCTGTTCGGCTTCTTCGTGTTCTCTTCACTGATGCGGGGGTACGGCAACACCCGTGCGCCGATGGTCGTGATGGCCGTCTCCGTGCTGATCAACGTCGTCATCGATCCGCTGCTCATCTTCGGCTACGGACCGTTCCCCCGCCTCGGCGTGCAGGGGGCGGCGCTGGCGACGGTGCTCTCGCGGACGGTCGCGACCGCAATCGGCCTGTACGTCCTCCTCGGCACGAGCGCCGGCCCCCGCGTGCGCCTCCCCGACTTCCGCCCGCAACTGCGCTTCGTGAAACAGATCGTTCGTGTCGGCGTCCCGTCGGCGGTCGAGCAGTCGGCCTCGGCGCTGGGGTTCATCACGCTCACCGCGATGGTCGTCACCTTCCGGCCGGAGGTCGTCGCCGCGTTCGGTCTCGGAAACCGCCTCACGTCGCTGGTGTTCCTGCCAGCCCTGGGGCTGGGCCGTGCGACCAACACGATCGTCGGACAGAACCTCGGCGCTGGCAAGCCCGAGCGAGCAGAGCGGGCGACGTGGCTCGCCGCGAAGGTGGCAAGCGGCGTGATGCTCGTCGTCGCCGTGATAACCGTCGTCTTCGCCGACGAGGTGGTCGCCGTGTTCATCTCGACGGGGACGGCGGCGGCCGCCGAGACGATCCGACTCGGTGGGGAGTACCTCACCGTCCGCGCCGTCGAGTTCGGCTTCATCGGCGTCCTTCAGGTCGTTCTCGGCGCCTACCGCGGCGCAGGCAACACCAAGACCGCGCTGGCGTTCTCGTTGCTGGCGCTGTGGCTCGGTCGCGTGCCCATCGTGTACTGGCTCGCGATCGCCGGTGACTACGGCCCATTCGGTATCTGGGTCGGGATGGCCGTCGGGCAGATACTCGGCGCGGTCGCCGCCGCTGCGTGGTTCACCCGCGGGACGTGGAAGGAGGCCGTCATCGACGACGACGGCGAGGCGGACACGGCCTGAACCGGATCGGTTCCGAAGGCTTATTCGACACGCTGTGGTACGGATGCGTGAGGGCGGCTAGTTCAGCGGACAGAACGCTTGGTTCCGGACCAAGAGGTCGGGGGTTCAAATCCCTCGCCGCTCGCTTCCTACCGGATTCACCGCGACGAGAGAAGCACCCCGTGAACTTCTGTCCCGTCTCGTGAACACTGTGAACGACCGAGGCCGTTCGGTTTCTCGCACGTCACACCGGCCACGCGCCGGTCAGGCGACCGCGTAACTCCCCAGGAACAACACCGCGTTGTAGACGCCGTGTGCGAGAACGGGCGCCGCGAGGTTACCGGTCCGCTCGTACAGCGCGCCGAACACCGATCCGATCACGGCGATGAGGAGCGCGCCAACGACGACGCCGGCGAGCGCGCCGGTGTAGTTCGTGAGATGGAGCGACCCGAACAGCAGCGCCGCACCCGCAACGGCGGCAACCGGGCCGAACGTACCGCGAAGCCGACCCTGAATCACGCCACGGAAGAGGAACTCTTCGATTGGCGCGACCACCAACACGGAGGCGACCGCGAGCGCCACGAGGAGTCTCGGATCTGCGGTCACCGCCCCTTCGATCACGGACCCGGGCGCCAGACCGAGCGCCGACACCACCGTGATCAGTCCGACTGCCGTTACGAGTGCAAGGACGGTCGCGAGAAGGATGTCACGCGCTTGGCGGGCGTCGGGGACGGCGACTGGAACGCGCAGACCTGTGCGCCACACGTACACCGCGCCGACAGCGAACAAGCCGAGTTGCCCGGCCAGCAGCAGACCGATGAACACGAGCGGCGACTGGACGTCGAGGCCGGCCAGAAACACCGGGATGGCAAACACGATGCCGGTGGCCAGCGAGGTGACGAACGCCGCGACCGTCAGGCCGAGAGCCACGGCGACAGCGCGACCCCGTCCGGCCGTCCGAGTCGATACCCGCTGTGCGTCTTCCCGGTCTAGGGTGTCGGAATCGGTGATACTGCTCATACCAGTATCGACGCTCGCTCACGATATAACTCAGCAGTGGCCCAGGCTATCACTCGTCGGAGAGCCGGATACGGATCGAGCAGTCGCGAGCGAACCCACCGTGGTTCAGATCCCTCGTCGCTCGGTTCTCGTCGACGGCCCCTCGATATCGCCGTCGAGTGGTCGGTATCTGTCAGCCGACATCGCTATCGTATCTTCACTGCCCGCTATCGGGCTGAGAAATAATGGCAAAGAGACATATTTACTGAACGACTATTCATATGCCCATATTATAAACGATCAATTGTGATGATTGACGGCCTCCGTACCGGTGACAACTCCGGCCACGATATGTGGTGTCGGCGACACTACCTCGTCGCGACCGTCGGAATCGCGGCGTTGAGTGGGTGCGGCGGGACCAGCGGGGGTGGGGAGACGACGAGCGAGACGGAGTCCCCGTCACCGGCGGGTGTCGAGCCCACGGAATCTGACGACGAAGACGGGGAAGAGGAGGAAGAACTCCCCGAGGGAGTCTCGGAGGAGGAGTTCGAATTCGGTCCCGTTCCCGACGTGTACCTGTCGGCGGTGTCGCTCGGCAACGAGACGCGCAACCCGGACGAGTTGTTCGCGAAGGCCGACGTGGGATTCGCAGAGTACGACGACGCGGTGGAGAACGAGGCTCACCAACCGGGTACGTGCTGCGCCAACTGTGCCGACTACATTCCAGACAAGAACGGGGACGCATTCGGTGCCTGCGCGGAAGTCGAGGGGTACATCGGCGGCGAGGACTGGTGTACGGTCTACGAGTCGCTGCCCGAGCCCTCGGTTCCCGACGGGATGGCCGAATCCGACCTCGCGACGGCGGCCGTCCCGGAGGCGTACCGCACGGCCGACTCACAAGGCGGCGAGGAGCGGTCACCCGACGACCTCCTCTCGCAGGCGGACGTGAACCTGATGGAGTCCGTCGAAGCCATCGCGGACGGTGTCGCCCGGCCGGGCCAGTCTTGCGGTAACTGCGCGGAGTTCATCCCGGACGAGAACGGCGACGGTTGGGGCGCCTGCGCGAGAGTCGAGGGGTACATCGCTGCCGAAGACTGGTGTGTCATCTGGGAGCACATCACGGAAGAACTCTGAGGGCCCTGCAGTGCGTGCGCACTCGCGGCGCGGCCGTCGCGGCTCAGACAGGCACTCTACTCTCGGCGACTGCCGGCCACGCTCGCTACCGGTTGCCACCCGAGCACCTGCTCCGGCACGACGGCGACTGTCACGAGCAACGCCGGCCCGACGAGGAACCCGCCCCACGTCGCGAACGCCGCGAGACCGGCGACGACCAGGCCAACCCGCGTTCGAGCACCGATCGGACCTGGCCGCGTCGCGACGCGGAGCGCCCACGCCCCGCACACCGCCGGGACGACGACGTACGCCGCGGTGACGAGAGCGCCGGCGGTCGGCCCGGTCGCAGACAGCGCGATGCCCGTCTGGACGAGCGTGTTCACCCCGCTAGCGAGGACCAGTAATCCGCCCGCGACCAGCGCGTACTCCGCGAGCGTTCCCTCGAACACGTCGCGGCGGCGCGTCAGCAACGCCCCCGCACCGGCGACGACCGTCAGCGCGAACGGGCCGACGGCGACGACGAGCGGTTGCCCCTCCCACAGGTGCGTCTCCACCAGCGCGAACGGTACCGTCCCGTACTCGGCCAGCGAGAACGACTCTTGGTAGCCGATGGCGACGCCCGCCGGGCCGCTGCGGTTCGCCGGTTCGTACAGGGCGACGAGGTACGTGGTCTGCGTCGAACTGTCGTGCTCGAAGGCGGCCGTCTCGTAGTTCGCGGAGGGGGCGAACGGCTCGTACCCAGGCGTCGCGGGACGTTCACCCTCGACGACGACCGCACCCATCCCGTCGGGGACGGCGACGCCGGGTGGGGCCTCCCCTCCGTTGAGGCCGGGTGCCATCACGACGAGCGACGGCGTGAACGCGCCGTCGACGGGGGTGAACGCGCTCACCTGCAGGCGTTCGTCGGCTGCGACAGTCACCTCGTAGTACTGCGCCTCGCCGTCGTCGAGTTCGTCGTAGTACGACCACGACTTCGCGGCGTCACTCACCTGGACGGCCTGTTCGGGACTGTCGTTGTCGCCGGGGTCGCTCGGGACGTGTGCCGCGACGGGCGTGACGACGAGCGCGAACACGAGGACGAGCAGACCGAGGCGGTGGCGCTTCATCAGCCAGTTCCTCGGGTCGTGGGTGTATGACTGTACGTACACCGGAAGCGCCACCCGACCCGTTCGGCCGCCCGCGGCCGTCGGAGTCGCGGGGAAGGTTGATGTGCCGGTACTCACTTGCCCGTGTATGGACCGTGAGACGCTTGCGCAGGCGTTGCACTACGCCGATCTGACGGAGTATCAGGCGGAAGCGTATCTCACTCTGCTCGATATGGGCGTCTCACCGGCGGTTGAGGTCGGCCGCGAGAGCGCCGTCCCCGTCTCGCAGGTGTACGACGTCCTCCGGAGTCTGGAGTCGAAGGGGTACGTCGAGACCATCGACCGCGAGAAACTGTACGTTCGCCCGTGCGACCCCGGCGTCTCGATGAGCGAACTGGAGTCGCGGGGGGAACTGCTCCACGACGCCGCCGAGGAGATACGCGAGCGGTACCGCCAACCGAACCGGATGGACGCCCGTGTCGGCGTGACGAAACGCGGCGAGACGGCCGTCGAGAACGCTCGCGACCTCATCGACGAGGCCGACACCGTCGTCGAACTCGCGGGCACGTACGAGCAACTCCTCCGCCTGTCACCCGTTCTCCGGGAGGCACGCGACCGGGGCGTCGTCGTTCGCGCGTCCGTCTACGTCGACGAGGGGCAGACGCCGCCCGAGGAGTTCGACCCCTCGGACACCATCTCGGAACTTCGCGGCTGTAGCATCCCCGGGCCGTTTCTCGTCATCGTCGACCGCCACCGAACCTGCTTCGCGCCCAACAGCCGCTCCGACGAGGACTACGGCGTCACCATCTACGACCGCATCCTGCCGTTCGTGTTCCACTGGTACTACCTCACCTGTCTGTGGAACCTCTACCCGACCCTGTACGCCGATGAGACCGACCGCGTGACGTACGTCACGATGGAGGAGTTCGTCTGCGACTGCCACTCGCTGTGGAACGACGGGTACGAACTCGAAGTGGTCGTCGACGGCGTCGACATCGCCACCGACCAACGGCGCACCCTCCGTGGCGTCGTCGCCGACCTCTCACACCACCGCGACGACTTCGACCTCTCACGGCTTGCGCTCTCAGATATGGGTGCCCACAAGAGCATCGTCCTCGCGACAGACGAGGGAACCGTCGATGTCGGCGGGTGGGGCGCGGTGTTCGAAGACGTGGAGATGCGCACCATCTCGCTGGTCGGCCTCACGCCGGAGACGCTTCCGCTTCCCGGTCGCGACCCCGTGTGAGTCGCAGTTTCTGACCGATTACCGCTCCGCGACCGACTCCAGCGACGCCTCCAGCGACTCGCTTCGCAGAGTGATTGGACCGGCCTCGAACCGACTGGAGCCGTCCGGACGGACCACGTCGAAGGCGTCCGAGGGAACCTCCAGCGAGACGGTCGTCTCCTCACCCGGTTCCAGCGAGACGCGTTCGAACCCGACCAGTTCCTCGACGGGCGTCACGACCGAGGCGTGGTCGCGCCCGCCGAACACCTGGACGACTTCCTCGCCCGCGCAGTCGCCCGTGTTCGCGAGCGTCACCGACGCCGTCACGGACTCGCCGTCGGCGATGGTGTCGCTCGACACTGACAGGTCGCGGTACTCGAAGGTGGTGTACGAGAGGCCGTGGCCGAACCCAAACAGCGGGTCGTACGACGAGAGGTGTTCGTCCTCGCCGATGGGCGTCGGGTTCGCGAGGTAGTTGTGGCGAACGGGGAGGTGCCCGGCCGACCGCGGCACCGAGATGGGGAGTTTCCCGCTCGGGTTGTTCGCGCCGAACAGCGTCTCGGCGACGGCCTGCCCGCCCTGTGCGCCGGGGAAGTATGCGTGGACGATGGCGTCGACGTGTTCTGCGGCCCACGGAATCGACAGCGGACGCCCCGCAACGACGACCAGCACCGTCGGCGTGTCCGTCTCGACGACGGCTTCGAGCAACGCCTGCTGTGACTCGGGCAGGGTTATCTCCGCGCGGTTCGGGAACTCCTCGGTCGGGCCGGTGACGTCCTGTGGCCCGAACTCGTGGATGTACCAGTTCTCACCGAGGACGACGACGGCCGCGTCGGCGTCTGCCGCGGCGTCGGCGGCCGCCTCCACGTCGCCCGATTCATCGATACCGGCTCCCTGCTCGTAGCGGACGGTCGTTTCGTCCGAGGTGAACGACTCGATGCCCTCACGAATCGTCGTCCCGTCGAGTTCGTGTTCCTCCTTCAAGCTCCACCCGCCGACCTGATTGACTAGTGAGTCGGCGTTCGGCCCGGTCACGAGGACGTCCTCGGCGTCGGGGTCGAACGGGAGGCAGTCGTCGTCGTTTTGCAACAGCGTCATCGACTTGCGGGCGGCCTCCAGCGACACCGCTTGGTGGTCGGGACGGTCGAGCGTCTCGGCGGACTCGTCGGCGTCGACGAACGGGTCCTCGAACAGGCCCAGATCGGCCTTGAGTTGGAGGACACGGCGGACGGACTGCTCGATGGCGGCCTCGGAGAGTTCGCCCGAATCGACGAGGTCGACGACGGCCTCGACGTGGCCCTCGCCGCCGAGAGAGTGGACGTCGACGCCGGCGTCGACCGCCTGCCGGATGGCGTCGCGGGCGTCGGGCGCGACGTGGTGGTTCTCGTGGAGCATGTTGATGCCGTTCCAGTCGGAGGCGACGTAGCCGTCGAAGCCCAACTCCTCGCGGAGTACGTCGGTCAGCCAGTTGCGTGACCCGTGCGATGGCTCGCCGTTGATGGAGTTGTAACTCGGCATAATCCCCTCGACACCGGCTTCGAGGACACGCTCAAACGGCGGGAGGAAGTCGCGATACAGCGACGACAGCGAGCGGTCGACGGGGGCGGTGTCCTCGCCGCGCTCGGGTTCGCCGTACGCCGGGAAGTGCTTCGCCATCGTCGCCACGTCGACGGGCGCGTCGTCGACGCCGCGGGCCTTCGCGGCCGCGAGTTCGCCGATGAGGTACGGCGACTCGCCGAACGTCTCGAACGTGCGGCCCCAGCGGGGGTCGCGTGCCACGTCGCACGTCGGGCCGTAGGTGAGACTCGATCCGGTTGCGGCGACTTCGGTCGCGGTGACGGTTCCGATCTGTTCGGCGAGGTCGCGGTCGCGGGCCGCCGCGACGCCGATGTTGTGCGGGAACACCGTCGTGTCTTCGACGTAGGCGTTGCCGTGAATCGCGTCGACGGGGATGAGGATCGGGATGCCCAGTCGCGACTCCTCCATCGCGACGCGCTGGAGTCTATTCGCGATCTCGACCACCTCTTGGGAGTCGCGGTGTGGCGACGCGCCGTAGCCGAACGGCGTGACGAAGCCGATACCGAAGTCGCGGATGGCGTCGGCGGCGTCGTCGACCGTCTTCGTCTCGCCCATCGTGCCGACGAACGTGCCGGCGAGTTGGGCGGCCTTCTCGCGGAGCGTCATCTCGTCGAGCAGGCGTTCGATGCCCGCGTCGTCGTCGATCAACTGCTGCTGACTGTGTCGTGTCTCGTGAGTCGTCATATCGTGTCTGTAGTGGTGTCGTCGTTCACCCGGTCGGGCACGCTGTCCGTGTCCGAGTGGGGGGTCGTTCGGGTCCGTACGGCGGCCGCGTCGTCGGGGGCGGGCGCGGTGGTGTGCCCGAGGTCGTTCGGCGCGACTGCCAGCGTGGTGCCGTCAGAGAAGGTGACGGTCGTCTCGCTGTCGTCGGCGTTGTACGCGAGGTAGGTCCGCGTGTCGCCGTCGCTGAAGACGGCCGAAAGCGGGGTGTCTGCGGTCACGCTCGCGTCGACCGTCCCGAACGCCGCCATCGCCGTCAGCCAGTGGTAGGTGTGAGCGCGTGACTCGGCGAATTCGACGGAGTAGAACTCCGGATTCTCCTCGAACAGTCGCAGGGCGTCGTCGGGGTCGCTGAACGAGCGGTACTGCCAGAGGATGTCCGGCCAGTAGTCGAAGTCGTCACCGTCGTTCTCGGCGACGAGTTCGTCGTACACCGTCTCGGCGGCCGTGGCGTCGCGGCCGAGCGACAGCGAGTGGCCGCCCACCGGGAGGACGTTGATACCGTGGATCGCCTCGGCGTCGTCCGTCCACCAGGTGTCGTGTTTGTAGCCGCCGCCCCACACCATCGCGGCGTACTCGTAGGGCCAATCGTCGGGATGGTTCTCGTCGTCGACGTCGTACCAGTACGCGTCGACGGCGGTCGTTTCGTGCGTCAGCAGGTACGCGCCGAGGTCGCGGAGCGTCTCGTCGCCGGTGTACTCGCCGTACTGCAAGATTGCGGCGTAGGCGTTGACCGCCTCCGACGACGACTCCTGGTTGTTGCCGATGTCGAACGCGGGGTTGCCGGCGGCCCACGAGTGGCCCGCGTACGGCGAGAAGTTCCGCAGGAACGGGAACATCTCGTCGTCGTGGGAAGGGGAGGCGTAGTCGCGGATCAGCAACTCGACCATCCCACCCCACGCGTCGGCGTCGGCCCACGCGGGGTCGGTCCGCGCGAGGTCGGCGGCCGCCTTCACGTAGTAGCCGTAGTGGAAGTGGTGGTCGTTCAGTTCCGGCCCCGACCCGAACGAGTCGTTGTAGCCGACGAGCGTGCCCCACGTCTCGTCGTAGTAGAACACGTCGTCGGAGGAACTGTCGCCGGACACCTCCGGATCGAGCCACGTCTCGACGTCCGCGCGAAGCGCCGTGGTGAACGACTCGACGGCGTCGGTGTCGCCGACCTGGTCGGCGATGGGCCGCAGTTGGACGAGTCGCTCGTAGTTCTTCCCCGTCCAGTAGGTGCCGTCGCCGGGTTGTTCGGGGCCGCGGCGAACGAGCGGCGACTCCGACTCTACGTCGTTGACGTACTCTGCGAGCCGATCCGTGTCGACGTCGTCGACCGCCGGGAAGTGGGGAACGACCGGCGGCAGGTCCATCGTCGTCTCGAACGACGTGCCCGCGACCGTCTCCATCGCCCCGCGCGGGCAGACGAACGTGTCGCCCGTCGGCGTCGCGTCGGTGTGCTCGTGCTGGTGGGGGTACAGTGCGGCGACAGTCCCGGTCGCATCCGACTCGGGACGCGTGTCCGTCTCGAACGCGTACGTCGTCTGCACCGTCCGACTCGCATCGTCGTAGGTCCACGAGACGGTTGTGCCGGTGATCCGGTTGTACGCGTACGACTCGTACCGTGAGAGCGCGTCCGTCGTCGCCGCCGGCAATACGGCGACCGCGAGGTACTCTTCGCCCGCGAGAGCGCTCGTGAGCGTCGCCGTGCCGACGCCGTCCCACGACGCTCCTTTGGGCGCGAACACGCCGTAGTGGTGGCCGTCGACGGTGACGCCGAGGACGTTCCCGCGGTCAGCCCACACCTCTGGCGTCCCGGCGAACGAGAGTTCGGCGTCGGCACCGGCGACCGTGGCGAACACGAACGGCGACCCTTGCGTGAGCGTCGCGTCGAGCGTCGGCGTGGACGCGTCGCCCGCGCCCCAGCGAACGTCGACGTGCCAGTCGCCGTAGCCGGCGCAGACGGCGTCGACGAACGACCCGCCCGTCGTCGACAGCGTGAGGTCGGTAGTCGCGTCCATCTCGGCGACGTTGTCGGGGTGCGCGTGACCGGGTGGATTCGAGAACGTCCACTCGGTCGGGTACGAGAGGTCGAGACCCGCGTCCCTCGGCGTCCCCACGAGCGGGTGGGCCCACATCGGCGCGCCGTACTGGGCACGCAGGAGGTTGCTCCACCACTCGTTGGTCGGGAACGGCGCGGTGACGTCCTCGGCCGCGTACACCTGGTCGGGCGGCGCGTCTTCTCCGGACGGCAGAACCGTCGTGTAGCCGCCTTCACCGACCGAGACGATAGGATCGCCCGTCGGCGTCCTGGTCGGCGTCGCGTCTTCGGTCGTCCGCTGGCCCGGCGTGGGCGAGGCGGTCGCCGTCGACTCCGACCCGGAGTCGGAACATCCAGCGAGACCGGCGGCACCGAGCGTGCCGATGCCGGCGAGGTAGCCTCGCCGGGAGAGGCCGTCGACCGCGATCCCGTTCTCGTCGTCCCCGCTCATGAGACGTCTGCTCCGTCGAGCGGATCGCTGTCCCAGTAGGGGCCGTCGTCGCGAACGCGGTAGCAGGCGACGCGGTGGTCGCCGTTGTCGTCGCCGTCGACGTTGGTGACGTCCGGCGCGGCCGCGCGGCACTGTTCGGTCGCCTTCGGACACCGCGTGTGGAACCGACAGCCAGACGGCGGGTTCACCGGATCGGGGATGTCGATCTCACGAACTGGTGGCCCGCCGGCGTCCTCGTCGACACCGAGTTCCGGCGTCGCCCACTTCAGGACCTTCGTGTAGGGGTGTTGCGGGTTCTGGAGCACCTCCTCGACGGGACCAATCTCGACCAGTTCGCCGAGGTACATCACGCCGAGGCGACCCCCGGCGTGTTCGGCGATGTAGCGGGCGTTCGAGAGGTCGTGACTGATGAACAGGAACGACGTGTCGAACTCTGACTGCAGGTCGAGCATCAGGTCCATCATCTCGACGCGAAGGCTCACGTCGAGGGCGCTGACCGCCTCGTCCGCGAGGATGAGGTCGGGATTCATCAACAGCGCCCGGATGAGCGCCACCCGCTGTTTCTCCCCGCCCGACAGTTGGTGCGGGTAGCGGTGAGCGTAGTCCTCCGGCGGCGACATCCCCACGCGTTCGAGGAAGTGGAAGACGCGCGCCTCGCGGTCGTCAGAGTCGAGGTCGGACTGCCACCGCTTCAGCGGTGCCGACAGCGACGAGATGACCGTCCGGTTCGGGTTCAGTGCCGCACCGGGGTCTTGATGGATGATCTGCAGCGACCGGCGAATCTCCTCGAAGGGGACCGACGGATTCGACCGCCACTTCTTCGCCTCCCAGATGTCTTGCCCGCGGAAGCTGATGCTCCCGCCGGTGGGTTTCTGGAGGCCGACGGCCGCCTTCCCGAGCGTCGTCTTTCCACTGCCGGACTCGCCGACGATGGCGACGACGTCGTTCTCGCCGATGTCGAGGTCGACGCCGTCGACGGCGCGAACTGTCGGCGTGTCGGCGAAGGGGTTCAGTCCCGACCCCTCCTTCTGGAAGTGTACGTCGATGTCGGACAGTGAGACGACCGGATTGTCGGCGCTCATTGCTCCACCTCCGTCGCGAGGGGAACCTCCTCGTCGACGTCGTCCCAATGGTGACACGCGACTTCGTGCGTCGACGAGACGGGTTCCATCGGCGGCTTCTCCATCTCACACTCGTCGGTCGCGATGGGGCACCGCTCGTGGTACGGACACCCCGGCGGCACGGCGACCGGGTCGGGTGCCGACCCTTCGATGGGCCGCATCTCCCCCAGCGGTGCGTCGAGGTTCGGCGTCGCGTTGAGCAACGCACGTGTGTACGGGTGACGTGGATCGTGGACGATGGCCTCGGTGTCGCCGACCTCTGCGAACTCGAAGGCGTACAGCACGCCGATCCGGTCGGCCAGTTTCGTGACCAGCGGGAGGTCGTGCGTGATGAACACCATCGTGAGGTCGTACTTGTCGCGCAACTCAGACAGCAGGCTGATGATCGACCGCTGCATCAGCAGGTCGAGCGCGGCCGTCGGTTCGTCCATCACGAGCACTTCCGGCTCCAGCACGAGCGCCAGCGCGATGAGCGCCCGCTGTTTCATCCCGCCCGACAGTTCGTGCGGATACGAACTCAGGATGCGCTCGGGGTCGAGATACAGGTCTGCGAGGAGTTGCTCCGCGCGTTCGAGGCCCTCGGCGACGTCGTAGTCGTGGGCTTCGAGCGTCTCCACGAAGTGCTCGCGGAAGTCCATCGTGGGGTTGAACGAACTCATCGCCCCCTGGAACACCATCGAGATGTCCTCCCAGCGGAGTTGCCGGAGCGGGCCCTTCTGGAGGTTCAAGACATCGACGGGGTCGCCGTCGCGCGGGTGGTAGGTGACGCTCCCTTCGGTCTGTCCAGGGTCGACGACCGCGTTCAACAGCGCCGAGGCGAACATCGACTTTCCGCTGCCGGACTCGCCGACGATGCCGATGATCTCGCCGCGTTCGATGTCGATGTCGACACCGTTGAGGACGCGACTCGTGCCGCGGTCCATCTCGAAGGAGACGGTCAGGTCGCGACACTCGAGGACGACGTCGCGGTCGGTTCGGGGCTGTTCGGTAGTGGCTGCTGTGGGAGTACTCATAGTTCACCTCCGACTGTGGTCGGTCGCGTGGACGGGCCGGCGGGTTCGGCGTCGTCGTCGTCGCCGGTAGTTCGTGAGTGACGGGCGCGGACGCGGGGGTTGAACACCCGGTCCATCCCCTGTGCGAAGAGGATCAGTCCCATCGACAGCAGGATGATCGACACCATCGGGACGATGAGCCAGTGAGCGGCGTCGATGGTCAGCATCCCACCGTTGGAGTACGCCAGTTGGAGCATCACGCCCCAGTTGACGACCTCCGAGAACGGCAACAGGCCGAGGAAGTAGAGGCCGACGGAGGCGAAGATGACGCCTCGCATCGCGTTGACCATATTGATCATCACGAACGGCATAATGTTGGGAACGATCTCTTTGACGACGATCGCTGGCGTCGACAGGCCCATCGCCCGCGACGCCTCCACGTAGGAGGTCGACCGGATCGTGAGTACCTGCGAGCGGATGGCCCGCGCCATCCCCGCCCACCCCTGCAAGGAGAGGACGATACCGAGCACGATGGGACTCTCAGGCTGCAGCAACGCGACGAGAATGAGCAGCACGGGCAGTCCCGGCAGGGTCATCACAATGTCGATGAGCGTCGACAGCAGACTGTCGATGCGACCGCCGGTGTAGCCCGCCAGCGCGCCGATAGTCGTCCCGAGGACGGTGACGAACAGGCCGGCGCTGGTGATCATCAACAGCATCCGCGGGGTCGCGTGGACGACCTGTTCGAGGATGCCGCGACCGACGTTGTCGGTGCCGAGCGGCCAGTACATCGCGACCCACGGCACCGAGACACCGGCTACCGTCGTGCTGGTCAGTTC harbors:
- a CDS encoding ABC transporter ATP-binding protein, with the protein product MSADNPVVSLSDIDVHFQKEGSGLNPFADTPTVRAVDGVDLDIGENDVVAIVGESGSGKTTLGKAAVGLQKPTGGSISFRGQDIWEAKKWRSNPSVPFEEIRRSLQIIHQDPGAALNPNRTVISSLSAPLKRWQSDLDSDDREARVFHFLERVGMSPPEDYAHRYPHQLSGGEKQRVALIRALLMNPDLILADEAVSALDVSLRVEMMDLMLDLQSEFDTSFLFISHDLSNARYIAEHAGGRLGVMYLGELVEIGPVEEVLQNPQHPYTKVLKWATPELGVDEDAGGPPVREIDIPDPVNPPSGCRFHTRCPKATEQCRAAAPDVTNVDGDDNGDHRVACYRVRDDGPYWDSDPLDGADVS
- a CDS encoding ABC transporter permease, encoding MSRENSTSGFQDRGGFGTVSESSMGRADRLRKTLDLWVVAPARVVWNDVRARIGAVLVFGFVFIGLLGPSLVAQPRVGQAPLLIGPFQGGIIGGSWYELTSTTVAGVSVPWVAMYWPLGTDNVGRGILEQVVHATPRMLLMITSAGLFVTVLGTTIGALAGYTGGRIDSLLSTLIDIVMTLPGLPVLLILVALLQPESPIVLGIVLSLQGWAGMARAIRSQVLTIRSTSYVEASRAMGLSTPAIVVKEIVPNIMPFVMINMVNAMRGVIFASVGLYFLGLLPFSEVVNWGVMLQLAYSNGGMLTIDAAHWLIVPMVSIILLSMGLILFAQGMDRVFNPRVRARHSRTTGDDDDAEPAGPSTRPTTVGGEL
- a CDS encoding glycosyl hydrolase, giving the protein MSGDDENGIAVDGLSRRGYLAGIGTLGAAGLAGCSDSGSESTATASPTPGQRTTEDATPTRTPTGDPIVSVGEGGYTTVLPSGEDAPPDQVYAAEDVTAPFPTNEWWSNLLRAQYGAPMWAHPLVGTPRDAGLDLSYPTEWTFSNPPGHAHPDNVAEMDATTDLTLSTTGGSFVDAVCAGYGDWHVDVRWGAGDASTPTLDATLTQGSPFVFATVAGADAELSFAGTPEVWADRGNVLGVTVDGHHYGVFAPKGASWDGVGTATLTSALAGEEYLAVAVLPAATTDALSRYESYAYNRITGTTVSWTYDDASRTVQTTYAFETDTRPESDATGTVAALYPHQHEHTDATPTGDTFVCPRGAMETVAGTSFETTMDLPPVVPHFPAVDDVDTDRLAEYVNDVESESPLVRRGPEQPGDGTYWTGKNYERLVQLRPIADQVGDTDAVESFTTALRADVETWLDPEVSGDSSSDDVFYYDETWGTLVGYNDSFGSGPELNDHHFHYGYYVKAAADLARTDPAWADADAWGGMVELLIRDYASPSHDDEMFPFLRNFSPYAGHSWAAGNPAFDIGNNQESSSEAVNAYAAILQYGEYTGDETLRDLGAYLLTHETTAVDAYWYDVDDENHPDDWPYEYAAMVWGGGYKHDTWWTDDAEAIHGINVLPVGGHSLSLGRDATAAETVYDELVAENDGDDFDYWPDILWQYRSFSDPDDALRLFEENPEFYSVEFAESRAHTYHWLTAMAAFGTVDASVTADTPLSAVFSDGDTRTYLAYNADDSETTVTFSDGTTLAVAPNDLGHTTAPAPDDAAAVRTRTTPHSDTDSVPDRVNDDTTTDTI
- a CDS encoding ABC transporter ATP-binding protein produces the protein MSTPTAATTEQPRTDRDVVLECRDLTVSFEMDRGTSRVLNGVDIDIERGEIIGIVGESGSGKSMFASALLNAVVDPGQTEGSVTYHPRDGDPVDVLNLQKGPLRQLRWEDISMVFQGAMSSFNPTMDFREHFVETLEAHDYDVAEGLERAEQLLADLYLDPERILSSYPHELSGGMKQRALIALALVLEPEVLVMDEPTAALDLLMQRSIISLLSELRDKYDLTMVFITHDLPLVTKLADRIGVLYAFEFAEVGDTEAIVHDPRHPYTRALLNATPNLDAPLGEMRPIEGSAPDPVAVPPGCPYHERCPIATDECEMEKPPMEPVSSTHEVACHHWDDVDEEVPLATEVEQ